A region of Liolophura sinensis isolate JHLJ2023 chromosome 8, CUHK_Ljap_v2, whole genome shotgun sequence DNA encodes the following proteins:
- the LOC135472994 gene encoding COMM domain-containing protein 5-like isoform X3, protein MSIVHVTGGSGGGIAADRTLFVGPRIPREIKAMSKPLTNLDKATFRKLLQMIVAAMEGNDIGAKQFKDLQNDKLTEETLTMIYTGLYTLVEQALRQPQTSLKSDVFAEDLKELRIPEDFIADIASAVFGARRSKIEDYSLHNRPRLPKLENFSWRVDVGISTSALNRVLEPSVMMQMTLSDGKIHMFEAVK, encoded by the exons ATGTCGATTGTACATGTGACAGGAGGAAGTGGTGGGGGCATAGCTGCTGACCGTACATTGTTTGTAGGCCCCAGGATACCAAGGGAAATCAAAGCCATGTCAAAGCCACTAACAAACTTGGACAAGGCAACATTCAGAAAGCTTTTACAAA TGATTGTTGCAGCCATGGAAGGAAATGACATAGGTGCCAAACAGTTTAAAGATCTCCAGAATGACAAGCTGACAGAGGAAACGTTAACTATGATATACACTGGCCTCTACACCTTAGTGGAACAGGCACTACGCCAGCCCCAAACTTCTCTGAAAAGTGAT GTGTTTGCTGAAGATTTAAAAGAACTACG CATTCCTGAAGATTTCATTGCTGATATAGCCAGTGCTGTGTTTGGAGCCAG ACGCTCCAAAATTGAGGACTACTCCTTGCATAACAGACCTAGATTGCCAAAGCTGGAGAACTTCAGCTGGAGAGTAGATGTTGGCATCTCAACCAG TGCTTTAAATAGAGTGTTGGAGCCAAGTGTTATGATGCAAATGACCCTCAGTGATGGCAAGATTCACATGTTTGAG GCAGTAAAATAG
- the LOC135472994 gene encoding COMM domain-containing protein 5-like isoform X2 has product MSIVHVTGGSGGGIAADRTLFVGPRIPREIKAMSKPLTNLDKATFRKLLQMIVAAMEGNDIGAKQFKDLQNDKLTEETLTMIYTGLYTLVEQALRQPQTSLKSDVFAEDLKELRIPEDFIADIASAVFGARRSKIEDYSLHNRPRLPKLENFSWRVDVGISTSALNRVLEPSVMMQMTLSDGKIHMFEQPAYW; this is encoded by the exons ATGTCGATTGTACATGTGACAGGAGGAAGTGGTGGGGGCATAGCTGCTGACCGTACATTGTTTGTAGGCCCCAGGATACCAAGGGAAATCAAAGCCATGTCAAAGCCACTAACAAACTTGGACAAGGCAACATTCAGAAAGCTTTTACAAA TGATTGTTGCAGCCATGGAAGGAAATGACATAGGTGCCAAACAGTTTAAAGATCTCCAGAATGACAAGCTGACAGAGGAAACGTTAACTATGATATACACTGGCCTCTACACCTTAGTGGAACAGGCACTACGCCAGCCCCAAACTTCTCTGAAAAGTGAT GTGTTTGCTGAAGATTTAAAAGAACTACG CATTCCTGAAGATTTCATTGCTGATATAGCCAGTGCTGTGTTTGGAGCCAG ACGCTCCAAAATTGAGGACTACTCCTTGCATAACAGACCTAGATTGCCAAAGCTGGAGAACTTCAGCTGGAGAGTAGATGTTGGCATCTCAACCAG TGCTTTAAATAGAGTGTTGGAGCCAAGTGTTATGATGCAAATGACCCTCAGTGATGGCAAGATTCACATGTTTGAG cagccagcatactgGTAA
- the LOC135472450 gene encoding N-acetylglucosamine-6-phosphate deacetylase-like produces the protein MPSLTNGEEGLIYQFKNCKLLKEHDIIRDDLWVRNGVILNPEKLFFDEKAYADVQIDCNDAIISAGFIDVQINGASGVDFSLLSDDIEKDVTTVSRLMLEHGVTSYCPTIVTSPVEVYKKVVPRIQKCNGSRRGAGILGLHLEGPFINKQKKGAHPEDLICSFDGGFEDVMAVYGQLDNVAIVTIAPEKPRSPEIIQELVKRGIVVSVGHSVANLVDGEEAVRSGASFITHLFNAMLPFHHRDPHLMGLLGSKKIEGKFVYFGLIADGIHTHPAALRIAHRVHPEGLVLVTDAMAAMGLSSGTHTIGQQKVEIINQTKAVLAGTDTLAGSIITMDQCVRKFLKSAGCTKVQTLEAATLHPAQLLNITDRKGTLEYGTDADFVILDEDLNVQATYIAGELVWDSPGFPERKETKIVD, from the exons ATGCCATCTTTAACCAATGGAGAAGAAGGACTGATATATCAGtttaaaaactgtaaacttCTGAAGGAGCATGATATTATCCGCGATGACCTGTGGGTCAGAAATGGTGTGATTTTGAACCCAGAAAAGCTGTTTTTTGATGAGAAAGCCTATGCAGATGTTCAGATTGACTGCAATGATGCTATTATATCAGCTGGCTTTATCGATGTCCAGATCAATG GGGCGTCAGGTGTGGACTTTTCCTTGCTCTCTGATGACATTGAGAAAGATGTCACCACTGTCTCACGGCTGATGCTTGAACATGGAGTAACATCATATTGTCCTACaatagttacctcccctgttgaGGTGTACAAAAAG GTTGTCCCTCGGATACAGAAGTGTAATGGAAGCCGTCGTGGAGCTGGTATATTAG GGTTACATTTGGAGGGTCCGTTCATCAACAAACAGAAGAAGGGAGCTCACCCAGAGGATCTTATCTGTTCATTTGATGGCGGGTTTGAGGATGTCATGGCAGTGTATGGCCAGTTGGATAATGTCGCAATCGTGACTATTGCCCCAGAGAAACCACGTTCCCCAGAGATCATACAGGAGCTGGTGAAGCGTGGGATTGTCGTCTCTGTCG GTCACTCTGTAGCTAACCTAGTGGATGGAGAGGAAGCTGTCAGAAGTGGAGCATCTTTCATTACTCATCTTTTTAATGCCATGCTACCT TTTCATCACCGTGACCCTCACCTGATGGGTTTACTGGGCAGTAAGAAGATTGAGGGGAAGTTTGTGTATTTTGGACTGATCGCAGACGGTATCCACACCCACCCAGCTGCCCTCAGGATTGCTCACAGGGTCCACCCAGAAG GCCTTGTGTTGGTGACTGACGCAATGGCTGCAATGGGTTTGTCGTCCGGCACCCACACCATTGGTCAACAGAAAGTAGAGATTATCAACCAGACCAAAGCAGTCCTGGCCGGTACTGATACACTCGCTGGAAG TATAATAACTATGGATCAGTGTGTGAGGAAGTTCCTCAAATCAGCAG GCTGTACAAAAGTACAGACCTTGGAAGCTGCGACACTCCACCCTGCTCAGCTCCTCAATATCACAGACAGAAAGGGTACATTGGAGTATGGAACAGATGCGGATTTTGTCATCCTTGATGAAGATTTGAACGTTCAAGCTACGTACATCGCAGGAGAGTTAGTCTGGGACAGTCCTGGTTTCCCTGAGAGGAAAGAAACGAAAATTGTAGATTAA
- the LOC135472835 gene encoding vacuolar ATPase assembly integral membrane protein vma21-like — MADFNAQRLAMMESRKNSGVATTMVIFSFAMLILPVSSYFLSKVWVFEASLGYDSSDSYFYAAIVAVVMVHVILAVFVFVAFTEDYRSTPAKLE, encoded by the exons ATGGCGGACTTCAACGCACAAAG ATTGGCCATGATGGAGTCTAGGAAAAACTCAGGTGTGGCAACTACTATGGTCATCTTCAGTTTTGCCATGTTGATTCTGCCTGTATCTTCTTATTTCCTGAGCAAAGTATGGGTATTTGAAG CCTCCCTTGGATACGACAGCAGTGACAGTTACTTCTATGCAGCTATTGTGGCAGTCGTAATGGTTCATGTGATATTGgcagtgtttgtgtttgtagccTTCACCGAAGATTACAGGTCAACACCAGCCAAACTGGAATGA